One Gossypium raimondii isolate GPD5lz chromosome 3, ASM2569854v1, whole genome shotgun sequence genomic window carries:
- the LOC105795639 gene encoding protein MAINTENANCE OF MERISTEMS-like, with protein sequence MIRSSDLRFDLLSALVERWHPETHTFHFPCGECTVTLEDVAVQLGLPIDGSPVTGVSSFIDPAAVCYQLLGESPEDGDKYFSGIKFTWLKAKICGLSATATEGELMYAAQVSYSWGSAILATLYRELCRATEPQVKDIGGCLILLQSWALYRMPFLARVSHQPYLYPLPLRWTTRPGIGKSSDVPIYRLRIEQHAWEGFIWMPYRRPEITNAVPSSALVDSHIWCTNTPIINFNVVEWYHGDRVLRQFGCIQPIPDLPC encoded by the exons ATGATCCGGTCCTCCGACTTGCggtttgatttattatctgCGCTAGTGGAGCGGTGGCATCCGGAGACCCATACTTTCCATTTTCCGTGCGGGGAGTGCACGGTGACCTTGGAGGATGTTGCAGTGCAGCTTGGGCTCCCAATTGACGGGAGTCCCGTAACGGGAGTATCTTCATTCATCGATCCGGCTGCAGTTTGCTATCAACTCCTAGGAGAGTCACCAGAGGATGGTGATAAATATTTTTCCGGcataaaatttacatggctaaaAGCCAAAATATGTGGATTATCAGCGACTGCCACTGAAGGTGAGTTGATGTACGCTGCTCAAGT GTCGTATAGCTGGGGTTCCGCCATTCTAGCAACGCTGTACCGAGAGCTTTGTCGAGCGACAGAGCCGCAAGTTAAAGACATCGGCGGATGCCTCATACTGCTGCAGTCATGGGCGCTTTATCGGATGCCGTTTTTGGCACGCGTTAGTCATCAACCCTATTTGTATCCACTGCCACtcag GTGGACGACCCGTCCAGGCATCGGGAAGTCGAGTGATGTCCCGATATACCGCCTCAGGATTGAACAGCATGCCTGGGAAGGG tttatatggatgccATACCGGAGGCCAGAAATTACAAATGCTGTACCCTCGTCCGCACTCGTTGATTCCCACATATGGTGTACTAACacaccaattataaatttcaacgTCGTCGAGTGGTATCACGGCGATCGGGTGCTTCGGCAGTTTGGCTGCATCCAACCTATCCCGGATCTGCCGTGCTAG
- the LOC105796848 gene encoding uncharacterized protein LOC105796848, whose protein sequence is MSNKSPIFPMPEPHHFSDYGFDPQFHYFQVLEQARKHKKGTRDSIDSLQFKLEKPISKDDPKSKTKKYWWRNALLFFNWKKWSPNSNNQHDDRAKAKALRASNSGPIYMIETSNNGSTTPYRTSSRPSSGPLTGISTPYISLRELNMEQQQHRFSTSSLPIYLVT, encoded by the exons ATGTCAAACAAATCACCAATCTTTCCAATGCCTGAGCCTCACCACTTCAGTGATTATGGCTTCGACCCCCAATTCCACTATTTCCAG GTTTTGGAACAAGCAAGGAAACACAAGAAAGGGACGCGAGACTCCATTGATTCATTACAGTTCAAGCTCGAAAAACCCATCTCTAAAGACGACCCAAAGTCCAAAACGAAGAAATACTGGTGGAGAAATGCTCTCTTGTTCTTCAACTGGAAAAAATGGTCTCCAAATAGCAATAACCAGCATGATGATCGAGCAAAGGCTAAAGCTTTAAGGGCATCGAATTCAGGACCAATTTACATGATTGAGACCAGCAATAATGGTTCAACCACTCCTTATCGAACCAGTAGCCGACCATCTTCAGGCCCTTTGACTGGAATTTCGACTCCTTATATTAGTCTTAGGGAACTTAACATGGAGCAACAACAACATAGGTTTTCTACTTCTTCTTTACCCATATATTTGGTCACTTAA
- the LOC105796847 gene encoding protein GAMETE EXPRESSED 2 has translation MAAKFHFILISTLTLLLASSADEAAVPKFAFSWLDDKDTFKAGETATIKIKVLGNFDSKGNASLDRTAFKPLVTVNGKTGNSSYISGVFLDIDGDPSTWQIVFIPILAGIFNVILNDDPFKVMDSSLHFTVESGPMYPSASVASWLGFLNEFEAGSKAPVLILPKDAFGNNVTSIDEELSSYNISVTALHENGSIACLLNITSKAWNEFGYIIVEFIAVKAGKFLLNIQGANQTLNGSPLPFKVNPGPLDVSNCIAKWKFEFNAWQIFSKMEILIYQQDQCGNLVPGLYEFDADVIESDTNLSIPVTDLQFEEVEPGVQLFSFSMSKAGNFLLTISDMKHNKSISYMPYAYTVFVGYCDGFKSIINGTGLNTSVAGEQAEFSVYLRDAFEYPSPVEVERLRVEIRSETDSTPVSPTIYPTQISNGELPDISISETKLASAPSMGLKNTPPPGSLNVWATAFNVTYTPQKRGIYKIHIFCGNIILNGGTPFTKEVKPGEVNISVSGVVKFSPKAPKLVRNEIVVRLLDSFSNPVMSENSKLSLVLTSVNKPGFSNWMFVDNSDGSYIGHYLAMEVGTYEMCVLFEGKHLSPCPFTVNVYGSEYFPKAYDDKISLWEDESISFDVLENDYFAGSNATIIKFSKPIHGSLLQYGRLFRYTPYKDYFGNDSFQYTMLDINGDLATATVKISVLTIPPQFVSFPSQLQAIEDLISPRFGGYNGFELKYSDPMENISVILSAKHGTIFLSPMSMQFWQPIWSEFCVTKGDEKGTNLSIEGRLEVINFALQSIQYLGNGNFSGNDTLRVSARNRNGVNDLDVQVVVDPINDPPYVNVPEFIVLNNTRDESLLFDIETDQFQFSIGDPDILNFPGGEPGFDLALSMEVSDGFLLATLPAALISSTELKLKYSYQWQPLQTYVTISKHFMVKAMGIRFRASLNDCNTVMQQLSYHGGEHGSAVLTMKLSDLGHHGCYSDCVDRVTKALVAEATVNLIRRKPMSSLAVHTLETVIVIEFLLLLSLGFMIVFFTCKCAILLVKEKRRENPCNSELSRHQNIQTEPLNANSTKDDGIQLRGCCSSPFKCIN, from the exons ATGGCGGCCAAATTTCACTTCATATTAATTTCAACCCTCACATTACTCTTAGCTTCTTCTGCAG ATGAAGCAGCAGTACCAAAGTTTGCATTCAGTTGGTTGGATGACAAGGATACATTCAAAGCTGGGGAAACTGccacaatcaaaatcaaagttctgGGAAATTTTGATAGTAAAGGAAACGCTTCACTTGATAGAACTGCTTTTAAGCCTTTAGTTACAGTGAATGGGAAGACAGGGAATAGTTCTTATATATCTGGTGTTTTTCTAGACATTGATGGTGATCCTAGTACTTGGCAAATTGTTTTTATCCCAATTCTTGCTGGCATATTTAATGTGATCCTCAATGATGACCCTTTCAAAGTCATGGATTCATCTCTCCATTTCACTGTTGAATCAG GGCCAATGTACCCTTCTGCTAGTGTTGCTTCATGGTTAGGGTTCTTGAATGAATTTGAAGCTGGTTCAAAGGCTCCAGTTTTGATTCTTCCTAAAGATGCATTTGGCAATAATGTAACTTCAATTGATGAAGAACTGAGTTCTTATAACATCTCAGTGACTGCTCTCCATGAAAATGGTTCCATTGCATGTTTGCTGAATATTACATCCAAGGCCTGGAATGAATTTGGTTATATCATAGTGGAGTTTATAGCTGTTAAAGCAGGAAAGTTCTTATTGAACATCCAAGGGGCAAACCAGACCTTGAATGGCTCTCCATTACCATTCAAGGTAAATCCAG GACCTTTAGATGTCTCCAATTGTATAGCCAAGTGGAAATTTGAATTCAATGCATGGCAAATCTTTTCCAAGATGGAAATACTTATCTACCAACAAGATCAATGCGGGAACCTTGTTCCAGGCTTGTACGAATTTGACGCTGATGTTATCGAGAGTGATACGAATTTGTCTATACCTGTAACGGATTTGCAGTTCGAAGAAGTAGAACCAGGGGTTCAGCTGTTTTCTTTCAGCATGTCTAAAGCGGGGAACTTCTTGCTCACCATTTCTGATATGAAGCACAACAAAAGCATTTCCTATATGCCATATGCATATACCGTCTTTGTAG GTTATTGCGATGGATTCAAGAGTATCATCAATGGGACTGGTTTAAATACTTCTGTTGCTGGGGAACAGGCAGAGTTTTCGGTTTATTTACGTGATGCCTTCGAATATCCCTCCCCAGTGGAAGTAGAAAGACTTCGAGTAGAAATCAGAAGTGAAACCGATTCCACACCGGTATCACCTACTATATATCCTACACAGATCAGTAACG GAGAATTGCCTGACATTTCTATAAGCGAAACCAAACTTGCTTCTGCTCCATCTATGGGCCTAAAGAACACT CCTCCTCCTGGAAGCTTGAATGTTTGGGCAACTGCATTCAATGTCACGTATACTCCTCAGAAGAGAGGGAtctataaaattcatatattctgCGGAAATATAATCCTAAATGGTGGTACTCCATTCACAAAGGAAGTAAAACCAG GTGAGGTTAATATATCAGTCTCAGGAGTAGTGAAATTTTCTCCCAAGGCACCAAAGCTGGTTAGAAATGAAATAGTAGTACGGCTTCTGGATTCATTTTCCAACCCTGTCATGTCCGAAAATTCGAAGCTAAGTCTAGTGCTTACTTCGGTTAACAAGCCAGGTTTCTCAAACTGGATGTTTGTGGATAACAGTGATGGTTCATACATAGGTCACTATCTTGCCATGGAAGTAGGAACTTATGAGATGTGTGTATTGTTCGAAGGAAAGCATTTATCGCCCTGCCCTTTCACTGTCAACGTGTACGGAA GTGAATATTTTCCTAAAGCATATGATGATAAAATCTCTCTTTGGGAGGATGAATCGATTTCGTTCGATGTATTGGAAAATGACTACTTTGCCGGTTCCAACGCAACTATTATCAAGTTCTCGAAA CCAATTCATGGTTCACTTCTACAATATGGAAGGCTCTTCAGATATACACCATATAAAGACTATTTTGGGAATGATTCTTTCCAATATACAATGTTGGACATTAATGGTGACCTTGCTACTGCTACTGTCAAAATATCTGTACTCACCATTCCACCACAGTTTGTTTCTTTTCCAAGTCAATTGCAGGCAATTGAAGATCTAATAAGTCCGAGATTCGG TGGTTACAATGGATTTGAACTGAAATATTCAGATCCAATGGAGAATATCTCTGTCATTCTCAGTGCTAAGCATGGAACAATATTTCTATCACCTATGTCAATGCAGTTTTGGCAGCCAATATGGAGTGAATTTTGTGTGACTAAAGGGGACGAGAAAGGTACCAATTTGAGCATTGAAGGACGTTTAGAAGTAATCAATTTCGCCCTTCAATCGATTCAATATCTTGG GAATGGGAACTTTTCTGGAAACGATACCCTTCGAGTTTCGGCCAGGAATAGAAATGGAGTCAATGACTTGGATGTACAAGTTGTAGTGGATCCCATTAATGATCCTCCATATGTTAATGTTCCCGAATTCATCGTGTTGAATAACACTCGGGATGAATCTTTGTTGTTCGACATAGAAACAGATCAGTTTCAGTTCTCCATTGGTGATCCAGATATTCTTAACTTCCCTG GGGGTGAGCCCGGCTTTGACTTGGCGCTTTCAATGGAAGTGAGTGATGGGTTTTTGCTAGCAACGCTACCAGCTGCCCTTATCAGTTCAACCGAACTGAAGCTCAAGTACAGTTATCAATGGCAACCGCTTCAAACATATGTTACCATATCAAAACATTTCATGGTCAAAGCCATGGGAATAAGATTCCGAGCATCGCTCAACGATTGCAATACTGTCATGCAACAATTATCCTACCAT GGTGGCGAACATGGCAGTGCGGTTTTAACAATGAAATTAAGCGATTTAGGCCACCATGGATGTTATTCAGATTGTGTTGATAGGGTAACAAAGGCTTTGGTCGCTGAGGCTACTGTAAATCTGATCAGAAGGAAACCAATGAGCTCATTGGCAGTTCATA CTCTTGAAACAGTCATAGTGATTGAATTTCTTTTGCTACTTTCACTTGGATTCATGATTGTGTTCTTCACATGCAAATGTGCAATTCTGCTTGTGAAAGAGAAAAGGCGAGAAAATCCCTGTAATTCTGAGCTATCAAGACATCAAAATATCCAGACAGAACCT ttaaatgcaaattcaacaaaggATGATGGGATTCAGCTCCGAGGGTGTTGCTCAAGCCCCTTTAAATgcattaattag